A portion of the Streptomyces sp. YPW6 genome contains these proteins:
- a CDS encoding thiamine ABC transporter substrate binding subunit, whose protein sequence is MNTTTKYAATALAAALGVTVLAGCGSDDGSAGSGASEGSGSKTVTLVSHDSFNVSKDVLKAFTQETGYTVKTLKSGDAGAALNQEILTKGSPRGDVFFGVDNTLLSRALDNGLFTAYEAKGLDRVAADTQTDEKHRVTPVDTGDICVNYDKKYFADKKLAPPQTFADLLKPAYKNLLVTENAASSSPGLGFLLGTIAAEGEDGYEAYWKKLKANGVKVVDGWEQAYNEEFSGSAGGKKTKADRPLVVSYASSPPVEVLYADPQPKEAPTGVATGTCFRQTEYAGLLSGAKNEAGGKALLDFMISKTFQEDMPLNMFVNPVVTDAELPELFTQHGEKVDTPPTVAPEKIAANREQWIQSWQSLVLK, encoded by the coding sequence ATGAACACCACCACGAAGTACGCTGCGACCGCGCTCGCCGCGGCACTCGGCGTCACCGTGCTCGCCGGCTGCGGCAGCGACGACGGCTCCGCGGGCTCCGGGGCGTCCGAGGGCAGCGGCTCCAAGACCGTGACCCTGGTCAGCCACGACTCCTTCAACGTCTCGAAGGACGTGCTGAAGGCCTTCACCCAGGAGACCGGCTACACGGTCAAGACCCTCAAGAGCGGCGACGCCGGGGCCGCGCTCAACCAGGAGATCCTGACCAAGGGCTCCCCGCGCGGCGACGTCTTCTTCGGCGTCGACAACACCCTGCTCTCCCGCGCCCTCGACAACGGTCTGTTCACCGCGTACGAGGCCAAGGGCCTGGACCGCGTCGCGGCGGACACGCAGACGGACGAGAAGCACCGGGTCACGCCCGTCGACACCGGTGACATCTGCGTCAACTACGACAAGAAGTACTTCGCCGACAAGAAGCTCGCGCCGCCGCAGACCTTCGCGGACCTGTTGAAGCCCGCGTACAAGAACCTCCTCGTCACGGAGAACGCGGCCAGTTCCTCGCCCGGTCTCGGCTTCCTCCTCGGCACCATCGCCGCCGAGGGCGAGGACGGCTACGAGGCGTACTGGAAGAAGCTGAAGGCCAACGGCGTCAAGGTCGTCGACGGCTGGGAGCAGGCGTACAACGAGGAGTTCTCCGGCTCCGCGGGCGGCAAGAAGACCAAGGCCGACCGGCCGCTCGTCGTCTCCTACGCCTCCAGCCCGCCGGTCGAGGTGCTCTACGCCGACCCGCAGCCGAAGGAGGCCCCCACCGGGGTCGCCACCGGCACCTGCTTCCGGCAGACCGAGTACGCCGGGCTGCTGAGCGGGGCGAAGAACGAGGCCGGCGGCAAGGCCCTGCTGGACTTCATGATCAGTAAGACGTTCCAGGAGGACATGCCGCTGAACATGTTCGTCAACCCGGTCGTGACGGACGCCGAGCTGCCGGAGCTGTTCACGCAGCACGGCGAGAAGGTCGACACGCCTCCCACCGTCGCGCCCGAGAAGATCGCCGCCAACCGTGAGCAGTGGATCCAGTCGTGGCAGTCGCTGGTCCTGAAGTAG
- a CDS encoding GntR family transcriptional regulator produces the protein MAVLKYEEIAEFLRTRIAAGEIAPGDTIPSGRELAEQWDVSRATAIKAVDVLRNDGVVVAKQGTGFVVTETPVARPAGARRAGSARILGGMPFLRVGEPDWAEPPARVAATLGLSPGAKALRRVRVLQLPDGTPNSCVEAWFPPEVAEVSPRLADTAPIAEGTTRYVRRQTGRGPAEGVDVTTVRGASETEADRLGVQEGAPVAVLLHTAYDEQGKPLVCEEGVTPSSLFEQVDTYAM, from the coding sequence ATGGCAGTCCTGAAGTACGAAGAGATCGCAGAGTTCCTGCGCACCCGCATCGCCGCTGGTGAGATCGCGCCCGGGGACACAATTCCGTCCGGCCGAGAGCTGGCCGAGCAGTGGGATGTGTCACGCGCCACCGCAATCAAGGCAGTCGATGTACTGCGAAACGATGGCGTGGTCGTGGCGAAGCAGGGAACCGGGTTCGTGGTCACGGAGACGCCCGTTGCACGCCCCGCCGGCGCTCGCCGTGCCGGATCAGCGCGCATCTTGGGCGGGATGCCGTTCCTGCGCGTCGGCGAGCCCGACTGGGCGGAACCCCCCGCCCGCGTCGCCGCCACCCTTGGGCTCTCCCCCGGGGCGAAAGCGCTCCGGCGCGTTCGCGTGCTCCAGCTCCCGGACGGAACGCCGAATAGCTGCGTTGAGGCGTGGTTCCCGCCGGAGGTCGCGGAGGTGTCGCCGCGCCTGGCAGACACCGCCCCGATCGCAGAAGGGACGACGCGATACGTCCGACGTCAGACCGGGCGGGGCCCGGCAGAAGGCGTGGACGTAACGACTGTGCGCGGCGCGTCGGAGACGGAAGCGGACCGCCTGGGGGTACAGGAGGGGGCACCGGTAGCCGTGCTGCTGCACACCGCGTACGACGAGCAAGGCAAGCCGCTGGTCTGCGAGGAAGGCGTCACACCGTCCTCGCTCTTCGAACAGGTCGATACCTACGCAATGTAG
- a CDS encoding bifunctional 2-polyprenyl-6-hydroxyphenol methylase/3-demethylubiquinol 3-O-methyltransferase UbiG encodes MSNLELAPSVMRFYGETVNEDSRLRSSADGRMELARTQELLRRFLPPAPARVLDVGGGTGIHAEWLVKDGYDVALVDPVPRHVEAATAVCPAVVGDARDLPEPDDTFDVVQLLGPLYHLPDPADRQRALAEASRVAKPGGLVAAAAINRYASLFEHVTYAHLHTERIHNSVSKILETAVYDGSRGFTLSYFHRAEELVEELVASGLVDVQVFGIEGPAWSLVKAAEQQPGEGPTDELIASAMDAARMAEPYPELLAASSHLLAVGTVPASSADRRP; translated from the coding sequence ATGTCGAATCTCGAATTGGCTCCCTCCGTGATGCGGTTCTATGGCGAGACGGTCAACGAGGACAGCCGCCTGCGCAGCTCGGCAGACGGTCGGATGGAACTGGCTAGAACTCAGGAACTCCTCCGACGCTTTCTGCCCCCCGCGCCGGCACGGGTGCTCGACGTGGGCGGGGGGACCGGGATTCACGCTGAATGGCTGGTGAAGGACGGCTACGACGTCGCTCTGGTGGACCCGGTGCCCCGTCACGTTGAGGCCGCGACGGCGGTGTGCCCGGCGGTGGTCGGTGACGCGCGCGACCTTCCCGAGCCGGACGACACATTCGACGTTGTCCAGCTCCTCGGGCCGCTGTACCACCTGCCCGACCCGGCCGACCGGCAACGGGCACTCGCGGAAGCCTCCCGTGTGGCCAAGCCCGGGGGACTGGTGGCCGCCGCCGCGATCAATCGCTATGCGTCGCTCTTCGAGCACGTCACGTACGCCCACCTGCACACCGAGCGGATTCACAACTCCGTCTCCAAGATCCTGGAGACGGCCGTCTATGACGGATCGCGGGGGTTCACCCTCTCGTACTTCCACCGAGCCGAAGAGCTGGTGGAAGAGCTGGTCGCCTCCGGGCTGGTGGATGTGCAGGTCTTCGGCATCGAGGGCCCGGCCTGGTCGCTGGTGAAGGCGGCAGAGCAGCAGCCGGGCGAAGGTCCCACGGATGAGCTGATCGCCTCAGCCATGGACGCGGCCCGCATGGCGGAGCCGTACCCGGAACTCCTCGCCGCCAGCTCGCACCTCTTGGCCGTCGGCACGGTTCCCGCCAGCAGTGCCGACCGGCGGCCGTGA
- a CDS encoding NUDIX hydrolase, producing MSTETFETIRFTADVVVTTTNGHVLLIERGWDPHKGAWALPGGHVDPGETSREAAARELAEEAGVYAAPGELKQIGTFDQPNRDPRGRYITVAYHLTVIPGTIVEAGDDATRAEWWPLSDLPPLAFDHADILRTVTASAS from the coding sequence ATGAGTACCGAGACCTTCGAGACCATCCGCTTCACCGCCGATGTCGTCGTCACCACCACCAACGGACACGTGCTGCTGATCGAGCGCGGCTGGGACCCGCACAAGGGTGCGTGGGCCCTGCCCGGCGGTCACGTCGACCCCGGCGAGACCAGCCGCGAGGCCGCCGCCCGTGAGCTTGCCGAGGAAGCCGGCGTGTACGCGGCCCCCGGCGAGCTGAAGCAGATCGGCACGTTCGACCAGCCCAACCGCGACCCGCGCGGCCGGTACATCACGGTCGCCTACCACCTGACCGTCATCCCCGGAACGATCGTGGAGGCCGGTGACGACGCGACCCGTGCCGAGTGGTGGCCGCTGAGCGACCTGCCCCCGCTCGCCTTCGACCACGCGGACATCCTCCGCACGGTCACGGCTTCGGCCTCCTGA
- a CDS encoding DUF6284 family protein, giving the protein MHSIAALQAAVTAAAPFGGEPSDAELDAIDREMPAILADVALLDAQIMTIDRTPTELDHQRIRRARRRVLAARRELANRSAGVSLSGGAA; this is encoded by the coding sequence ATGCACAGCATCGCAGCACTTCAGGCCGCCGTTACGGCTGCCGCCCCGTTCGGCGGTGAGCCGTCGGACGCCGAGCTGGACGCGATCGACCGGGAGATGCCCGCCATCCTGGCGGATGTCGCCCTGCTCGATGCGCAGATCATGACCATCGACCGCACCCCGACCGAACTGGACCACCAGCGCATCCGGCGGGCCCGCCGGCGGGTCCTGGCGGCCCGCCGGGAGCTGGCCAACCGGTCGGCCGGCGTGAGCCTGTCGGGGGGTGCGGCCTGA
- a CDS encoding response regulator transcription factor yields MVIRVLVADDQAVVRTAFSALLNTQEDIEVVGEAQDGEQAVLGAAELRPDVALLDIRMPRLGGIEAAREIVAASNGATRALMLTTFGLDEYVYGALTAGASGFLLKDATFPELLHAVRVVAGGHALLAPEITGRLIAEFTRQRISTPPPRSVDGLTAREAEVLVLIARGLSNADIADRLTITDHTVKTHINRLFAKMGLRDRAQAVILAYERGLVVAGTPSP; encoded by the coding sequence GTGGTGATCCGCGTACTGGTGGCGGACGATCAGGCCGTCGTACGGACGGCGTTCTCCGCTCTGCTGAACACCCAGGAGGACATCGAGGTGGTCGGGGAGGCTCAGGACGGCGAGCAGGCCGTGCTCGGTGCGGCCGAACTCCGGCCCGACGTGGCCCTGCTGGACATCCGGATGCCCCGACTCGGCGGCATCGAGGCGGCGCGCGAGATCGTCGCGGCGTCGAACGGGGCGACCCGGGCGCTGATGCTGACGACGTTCGGCCTGGACGAGTACGTGTACGGCGCCCTCACCGCCGGAGCCAGCGGCTTCCTGCTGAAGGACGCGACCTTTCCCGAACTGCTGCACGCGGTACGGGTGGTGGCGGGCGGCCACGCCCTGCTGGCCCCCGAGATCACCGGGCGGCTCATCGCGGAGTTCACGCGGCAGCGGATCAGCACTCCCCCGCCGCGCTCGGTCGACGGGCTGACCGCGCGCGAGGCCGAGGTCCTCGTCCTGATCGCCCGAGGGCTGTCGAACGCGGACATCGCCGACCGGCTGACCATCACGGACCACACGGTGAAGACCCATATCAACCGGCTGTTCGCGAAGATGGGGCTGCGGGATCGGGCACAGGCGGTGATCCTGGCGTACGAACGGGGCCTGGTGGTGGCGGGCACGCCATCGCCGTGA
- a CDS encoding iron ABC transporter permease, with protein sequence MAVPVAFFALFFAYPVTAIVGRGLKVGGDWQFARIGEVLSRPDILGVLWFTTWQALASTALTLLIALPGAYVLARFDFPGKQLLRAVVTVPFVLPTVVVGTAFLALLGRGGLLDELWGVRLDTTVWAILLAHVFFNYAVVVRTVGGLWSQLDPRQEEAARVLGAGRFAAFRRVTLPALTPAVAAAALMVFLFTFTSFGVVQILGGPAYSTLEVEIYRQTAQLLDLPTAAVLTLVQFAAVGGILAVHAATVRRRERALKLVDPAQTSRRPRGAGQWALLGGVLLTALLLILLPLGVLVERSFDGPGGYGFGYYEALQSVGAGGSSTFLVPPLEAVGNSLRYALVATLIALAVGGLAAAALTRRAGRLVRGFDALLMLPLGVSAVTVGFGFLITLDKPPLDLRTSWILVPLAQALVGVPFVVRTMLPVLRAVDDRLREAAAVLGASPLRAWREVDLPLVRRAVLVAAGFAFAVSLGEFGATVFIARPDNPTLPVAVARLLGRSGELNYGQAMALSTILMLVCAVSLLLLERIRTDRSGEF encoded by the coding sequence ATGGCCGTGCCCGTCGCGTTCTTCGCGCTGTTCTTCGCCTATCCCGTGACCGCCATCGTCGGCCGCGGGCTCAAGGTGGGCGGCGACTGGCAGTTCGCGCGGATCGGCGAGGTGCTGAGCCGCCCGGACATCCTCGGCGTCCTCTGGTTCACCACCTGGCAGGCCCTCGCCTCGACCGCGCTCACCCTGCTGATCGCCCTGCCCGGGGCGTATGTCCTCGCCCGCTTCGACTTCCCCGGCAAACAGCTGCTGCGGGCCGTCGTCACCGTGCCGTTCGTGCTGCCCACCGTCGTCGTCGGCACCGCGTTCCTGGCGCTGCTCGGGCGCGGCGGGCTCCTCGACGAGCTGTGGGGCGTCCGCCTCGACACCACCGTCTGGGCGATCCTGCTGGCCCACGTCTTCTTCAACTACGCCGTGGTCGTCCGCACGGTGGGCGGCCTCTGGTCCCAGCTCGACCCGCGCCAGGAGGAGGCCGCCCGGGTGCTGGGCGCCGGGCGGTTCGCCGCGTTCCGCCGGGTGACGCTGCCCGCGCTCACCCCCGCCGTGGCCGCCGCGGCGCTGATGGTCTTCCTCTTCACCTTCACCTCCTTCGGCGTCGTGCAGATCCTCGGCGGACCGGCGTACTCCACCCTGGAAGTGGAGATCTACCGGCAGACCGCGCAGCTGCTGGACCTGCCGACGGCCGCCGTGCTGACCCTGGTGCAGTTCGCCGCGGTCGGCGGGATCCTCGCCGTGCACGCCGCGACCGTACGCCGCCGGGAGCGGGCGCTGAAGCTGGTGGACCCGGCGCAGACCTCCCGCAGGCCGCGTGGCGCGGGACAGTGGGCGTTGCTCGGCGGGGTCTTGCTCACCGCCCTGCTGCTGATCCTGCTGCCGCTCGGTGTGCTGGTGGAACGGTCCTTCGACGGCCCCGGGGGGTACGGCTTCGGCTACTACGAGGCCCTCCAGTCGGTCGGGGCGGGCGGCTCCTCCACCTTCCTGGTGCCGCCGCTGGAGGCCGTCGGCAATTCCCTGCGGTACGCGCTCGTCGCGACGCTCATCGCCCTGGCCGTCGGCGGGCTCGCGGCGGCGGCCCTGACCCGGCGGGCCGGGCGGCTGGTGCGGGGGTTCGACGCCCTGCTGATGCTGCCCCTCGGGGTCTCCGCCGTGACCGTCGGCTTCGGCTTCCTGATCACCCTGGACAAGCCGCCGCTGGATCTGCGGACCTCCTGGATCCTGGTCCCGCTGGCCCAGGCGCTGGTCGGTGTGCCCTTCGTCGTACGGACCATGCTGCCCGTGCTGCGGGCCGTCGACGACCGGCTGCGGGAGGCCGCCGCCGTGCTCGGGGCATCGCCGCTGCGGGCTTGGCGGGAGGTCGATCTGCCGCTGGTGCGACGGGCGGTGCTGGTCGCCGCGGGCTTCGCGTTCGCCGTCTCCCTCGGGGAGTTCGGCGCGACGGTCTTCATCGCCCGGCCCGACAACCCGACCCTGCCGGTCGCCGTGGCCCGGCTGCTCGGCCGGTCCGGGGAGCTCAACTACGGGCAGGCGATGGCCCTGAGCACGATTCTGATGCTGGTGTGCGCGGTGTCGCTGCTGCTCCTGGAGCGCATCCGCACCGACCGATCCGGGGAGTTCTGA
- a CDS encoding ABC transporter ATP-binding protein, with the protein MLSLQAATVRFGERAALDAVDLEVADHRIVCLLGPSGSGKSTLLRAVAGLQPMDGGRVLLAGQDQAGVPVHRRGLGLMFQDHQLFPHRDVGSNVGFGLRMHGTGRAGTDARVRELLELVGLPGAERRAVAALSGGEQQRVALARALAPRPRLLMLDEPLGQLDRSLRERLVVELRTLFRDLGTTVLAVTHDQGEAFALADRVVVMRDGRIAQEGTPLDVWRRPASAFVARFLGFDNVTPATVTGQAAATAWGKVPVPDGSPQGEADLLVRPAGVRIGAPEDGLRCTVGVRTFRGNHVTVRLLPENAPVLEAECSLRDTPDEGAVVGVRFDAAETVVLAGG; encoded by the coding sequence ATGCTGAGCTTGCAGGCCGCCACCGTACGGTTCGGGGAGCGGGCCGCGCTCGACGCGGTCGACCTGGAGGTCGCCGACCACCGGATCGTCTGCCTCCTCGGGCCCAGCGGCAGCGGGAAGTCCACCCTGCTGCGGGCCGTCGCCGGGCTCCAGCCCATGGACGGCGGACGGGTCCTGCTGGCCGGACAGGACCAGGCGGGCGTCCCGGTGCACCGGCGCGGGCTGGGCCTGATGTTCCAGGATCACCAGCTCTTCCCGCACCGGGACGTCGGCTCCAACGTCGGCTTCGGGCTGCGCATGCACGGTACCGGCCGGGCCGGGACGGACGCGCGGGTCCGCGAACTCCTGGAGCTGGTCGGTCTGCCGGGCGCGGAGCGCCGGGCCGTCGCCGCGCTCTCCGGCGGCGAGCAGCAGCGCGTCGCCCTGGCCCGCGCCCTCGCCCCACGCCCGAGGCTGCTGATGCTCGACGAGCCCCTCGGCCAGCTCGACCGGAGCCTGCGCGAACGGCTCGTCGTGGAACTCCGCACGCTCTTCCGGGATTTGGGGACGACCGTGCTGGCCGTCACGCACGACCAGGGCGAGGCGTTCGCGCTCGCCGACCGGGTCGTCGTGATGCGGGACGGCCGGATCGCGCAGGAGGGCACCCCGCTGGACGTCTGGCGGCGCCCCGCCTCCGCGTTCGTCGCCCGGTTCCTCGGCTTCGACAACGTCACCCCCGCCACGGTCACCGGACAGGCCGCCGCCACCGCCTGGGGCAAGGTCCCGGTGCCCGACGGCTCCCCGCAGGGCGAGGCCGACCTGCTGGTGCGGCCCGCCGGGGTCCGGATCGGCGCTCCCGAGGACGGTCTGCGCTGCACGGTCGGCGTCCGCACGTTCCGGGGGAACCACGTGACCGTACGGCTGCTGCCCGAGAACGCCCCGGTGCTGGAGGCCGAATGTTCCCTGCGGGACACCCCGGACGAGGGCGCGGTCGTGGGCGTCCGCTTCGACGCGGCGGAGACCGTGGTGCTGGCGGGCGGGTGA
- the rlmN gene encoding 23S rRNA (adenine(2503)-C(2))-methyltransferase RlmN: MPKPGELTFVAPRGAKKPPRHLADLTPAERKEAVAAAGEKPFRAQQLSQHYFARYAHDPAEWTNIPAASREKLAEALFPELMSVVRHISCDDDTTRKTLWKLHDGTLVESVLMRYPERVTMCISSQAGCGMNCPFCATGQAGLDRNLSTAEIVHQIVDGMRALRDGEVPGGPARLSNIVFMGMGEPLANYKRVVGAIRRLTDPEPDGLGLSQRGITVSTVGLVPAMLRFADEGLKCRLAVSLHAPDDELRDTLVPVNTRWKVREVLDAAWEYAEKSGRRISIEYALIRDINDQAWRGDLLGRLLKGKRVHVNLIPLNPTPGSQWTASRPEDEKAFVEAIAAHGVPVTVRDTRGQEIDGACGQLAASER; the protein is encoded by the coding sequence ATGCCTAAGCCCGGAGAACTCACTTTCGTCGCGCCCCGCGGAGCCAAGAAGCCGCCGCGGCACCTCGCCGACCTCACGCCCGCCGAGCGCAAGGAAGCCGTCGCCGCGGCCGGCGAGAAGCCGTTCCGCGCCCAGCAGCTCTCGCAGCACTACTTCGCGCGGTACGCGCACGACCCGGCCGAGTGGACCAACATCCCGGCCGCGTCGCGGGAGAAGCTCGCCGAGGCGCTGTTCCCCGAGCTGATGTCCGTGGTCCGGCACATCAGCTGCGACGACGACACCACCCGCAAGACCCTGTGGAAGCTGCACGACGGGACGCTCGTCGAGTCCGTCCTGATGCGCTATCCGGAGCGCGTCACGATGTGCATCTCCTCGCAGGCCGGCTGCGGGATGAACTGCCCCTTCTGCGCCACCGGGCAAGCCGGCCTCGACCGGAACCTGTCGACCGCCGAGATCGTGCACCAGATCGTCGACGGCATGCGCGCCCTGCGCGACGGCGAGGTGCCCGGCGGTCCCGCCCGGCTCTCCAACATCGTCTTCATGGGCATGGGCGAGCCGCTCGCCAACTACAAGCGCGTCGTCGGCGCCATCCGCCGGCTCACCGACCCCGAGCCGGACGGCCTCGGCCTCTCGCAGCGCGGGATCACCGTCTCCACCGTGGGGCTCGTCCCGGCCATGCTGCGCTTCGCCGACGAGGGACTCAAGTGCCGCCTCGCCGTCTCGCTGCACGCCCCGGACGACGAGCTGCGCGACACCCTGGTCCCCGTCAACACCCGGTGGAAGGTCCGCGAGGTCCTGGACGCCGCCTGGGAGTACGCCGAGAAGTCCGGCCGCCGGATCTCCATCGAGTACGCCCTGATCCGGGACATCAACGACCAGGCCTGGCGCGGCGACCTGCTCGGCCGGCTGCTCAAGGGCAAGCGGGTGCACGTCAACCTGATCCCGCTGAACCCCACGCCCGGCTCCCAGTGGACAGCCTCGCGCCCCGAGGACGAGAAGGCGTTCGTCGAGGCCATCGCGGCCCACGGCGTGCCCGTCACCGTCCGGGACACCCGCGGCCAGGAGATCGACGGAGCCTGCGGTCAGCTGGCGGCCTCCGAGCGCTGA
- a CDS encoding sensor histidine kinase, translated as MTRTITPDRPATGPGAPPTDRTLRRRLRHWTAAPTYAWLTAAGLTLFAVVELALVPASAVTAFGVVLCTASLALRAAWPAVGFLTVGAALLSFGTDGNMAYATLAGALIGCYTLGRHRVQHPAVLVPAGSLASLTVNLVHIDRWARDGSPGLPALQGADRFSPGLYAETLVLTVMILGAVSAGDAVRAREETRHTRAAAQSRLLDMERRQAAEAERAAIARELHDMIAHSVSVIAVRAESATYTTPDLSPPARDAFQEIAGTARSSMAELRRLLGVLRSGDDTERAPLTAPQPSLAGLDALLDQHRAVGGAVELRTSGERVALPASWELSAYRIVQEALTNARRHAPGTHVVVELHHGPRLLTVRVTDDGPGPDPSGGAGRAGHGLVGMAERASLLGGTLTAGRGPAGGFLVEAELPW; from the coding sequence ATGACGCGCACCATCACGCCGGACCGTCCGGCCACCGGCCCCGGGGCCCCGCCGACCGACCGCACCCTGCGGCGACGGCTGCGGCACTGGACGGCGGCGCCCACCTACGCCTGGCTCACCGCGGCGGGGCTGACGCTCTTCGCGGTCGTGGAGCTGGCCCTCGTACCGGCTTCGGCGGTCACGGCGTTCGGGGTGGTGCTCTGCACGGCGTCACTGGCGCTGCGGGCGGCCTGGCCCGCCGTCGGGTTCCTGACCGTGGGCGCGGCCCTGCTGAGTTTCGGGACCGACGGCAACATGGCGTACGCGACCCTCGCGGGGGCCCTGATCGGCTGCTACACCCTGGGGCGGCACCGGGTGCAGCATCCGGCGGTCCTCGTGCCGGCCGGTTCGCTGGCGTCGCTGACGGTCAACCTGGTGCACATCGACCGGTGGGCCCGGGACGGCTCCCCCGGGCTGCCCGCGCTCCAGGGCGCCGACCGGTTCAGTCCGGGTCTGTACGCCGAGACGCTGGTGCTGACGGTGATGATCCTGGGCGCGGTGAGCGCGGGGGACGCGGTGCGGGCGCGCGAGGAGACCCGGCACACCCGGGCGGCCGCCCAGTCCCGGCTGCTGGACATGGAGCGGCGGCAGGCAGCCGAGGCGGAACGGGCCGCGATAGCGAGGGAGCTGCACGACATGATCGCCCACTCGGTCTCGGTGATCGCGGTCCGGGCCGAGAGCGCCACGTACACGACCCCGGACCTCTCGCCCCCGGCACGGGACGCCTTCCAGGAGATCGCGGGCACCGCACGCTCATCGATGGCCGAACTGCGGCGGCTGCTCGGGGTCTTGCGGTCCGGCGACGACACGGAACGGGCACCGCTCACCGCCCCGCAGCCCTCGCTGGCGGGTCTCGACGCCCTGCTCGACCAGCACCGGGCGGTGGGCGGCGCGGTCGAGCTGCGGACCAGCGGCGAGCGGGTTGCGCTGCCCGCGTCCTGGGAGCTGTCGGCGTACCGGATCGTCCAGGAGGCCCTGACGAACGCCCGGAGGCACGCCCCGGGAACGCACGTGGTCGTGGAACTCCATCACGGGCCGCGCCTGTTGACGGTACGCGTGACCGATGACGGGCCGGGCCCCGATCCGTCCGGCGGCGCCGGGCGGGCGGGGCACGGGCTGGTGGGCATGGCCGAACGGGCCTCCCTGCTCGGCGGAACGCTCACCGCCGGCCGGGGCCCGGCCGGCGGCTTCCTCGTGGAGGCGGAGCTGCCGTGGTGA
- a CDS encoding ABC transporter ATP-binding protein, producing the protein MVAPPDNDVIWARSLHHSHNGSPGLGGVSIGVRDAEILAVTGPRGSGKTTLLHCLSGRLVPQEGEVWFNSVPVHTMAPRIREQLRRERFGWIASDPGLVPELTVWENTALPLLLRGVSHRAARKAATEWLERLDIAAFARKRPHTLLQAQRQRISVARALCGAPTVIFADEPTATLHRADRAQVLRTFTTAARSHGITVVLATHDAEVAALADRTVPLLDGRCVATVTLPSKPEAEGRAACSLSV; encoded by the coding sequence ATGGTGGCCCCGCCGGACAACGACGTGATCTGGGCGCGTTCACTGCACCACTCCCACAACGGATCGCCCGGTCTCGGCGGGGTCTCCATCGGCGTCCGGGACGCGGAGATCCTGGCCGTGACCGGCCCGCGCGGCAGCGGCAAGACGACGCTGCTGCACTGCCTCTCGGGCCGGCTCGTGCCGCAGGAGGGGGAGGTCTGGTTCAACAGCGTTCCCGTCCACACCATGGCCCCGCGGATCCGCGAACAGCTGCGCCGGGAGCGCTTCGGCTGGATCGCCTCCGATCCCGGGCTGGTCCCGGAGCTGACCGTCTGGGAGAACACCGCGCTGCCCCTGCTGCTGCGCGGTGTCTCGCACCGGGCCGCCAGGAAGGCCGCCACCGAGTGGCTGGAGCGCCTGGACATCGCGGCGTTCGCCAGGAAGCGTCCACACACCCTCCTCCAGGCGCAGCGCCAGCGGATCTCCGTGGCCCGCGCCCTGTGCGGCGCACCGACCGTCATCTTCGCCGACGAGCCCACCGCGACCCTGCACCGCGCGGACCGTGCCCAGGTGCTGCGCACCTTCACCACGGCGGCCCGCTCGCACGGCATCACCGTGGTGCTGGCCACCCATGACGCGGAGGTCGCAGCGCTCGCCGACCGGACCGTCCCCCTGCTCGACGGCCGCTGCGTCGCCACCGTCACCCTGCCGTCGAAACCGGAAGCGGAGGGCCGCGCGGCGTGCTCGCTCTCCGTCTAG
- a CDS encoding SRPBCC domain-containing protein, with the protein MTGGTREGIDLTRVLDAPQQRVFAAWTSPEDFAAWYGGEADVPLERVAMDVRPGGSWSLVIVMPGVEMPFRGIYREVSEPDGLVFTLKDGSAPEDAEGETVTVTFSDLGGGRTELAFQQRGGNLTPEQYAAAEDGWEAFFDALADHLATHP; encoded by the coding sequence ATGACCGGAGGCACCCGCGAGGGCATCGACCTCACCCGCGTCCTCGACGCCCCGCAGCAGCGGGTCTTCGCCGCCTGGACGTCACCCGAGGACTTCGCCGCCTGGTACGGGGGCGAGGCGGACGTCCCCCTGGAGCGGGTGGCGATGGACGTACGGCCGGGGGGTTCGTGGAGCCTGGTGATCGTGATGCCGGGGGTCGAGATGCCGTTCCGCGGGATCTACCGCGAGGTGAGCGAACCCGACGGGCTGGTCTTCACGCTGAAGGACGGCTCCGCCCCCGAGGACGCCGAGGGCGAGACCGTGACCGTCACCTTCAGCGACCTCGGGGGAGGCCGGACCGAACTGGCCTTCCAGCAGCGCGGCGGGAACCTCACCCCCGAGCAGTACGCGGCGGCCGAGGACGGCTGGGAGGCCTTCTTCGACGCCCTCGCCGACCACCTCGCCACCCACCCCTGA